Part of the Haloarcula laminariae genome is shown below.
GTCCACGTCGCCGGTCGCCGCGTCGACCACCGCCTCGATGCGGCTCGTGGGGTCGACCGACTCCGTGCCGTACCGGTCCACCGCCGAGACGAGCAGCGTCCCGTCGGTGACGGCGACCACCCTCCCCGCGTCGGCGTTGCGGTACCGGGCGTACCCCTTGTACTCGCCCGCGCGGTCGTACCCCGCCCCCTGCAGGTCCGAGACGGCGGCGTCGCGGTCGAACTCGGCGGTGACGACGTCGACCGGTCCGGCGGTGACGACGGCCGTGGCCTCGTCCCAGCGCATATCGACGGGCTCCCACGTCCGCTCGAAGACGGTCGGTTCGCCGCCGAGGTTCTCCAGCTGGGCCGCGAGGGCCCCCAGGTCGTAGTAATCAAAGGAGTAGTGGGCCACCTCGTCGACGGCCGACGGCGCCGGGAGCCACTTCGTGAACACGTCCGTGTCGCCGCCGTCGGACCCGAGCAGCGCCGAACAGCCGGCGCTGGCCGCCGCGGCGCCGGCCGCGGCCACACTCCGCCGGAGCATCGCCCGCCTCGTCAGCGTACCGCGGGACATAGCCTGGAGGATAGCTGCGAGCCAGTTGACGCTTGTGATACGGCGAGGACCGTCCCCGGTGGTCCGCTCCCGCCGTTCGGCCCGCGCCGCCGCCCCGACAGCGTCGGACCGGAGGGAGCCGACGGGACGGGCCCGCCGAGCTACCAAACAGGTATATATGCCGGCGTGGCAAGTTCAAGGTCGAATGGACGAGAAAACCGAGCACCTCCGAGATATCTTCATGGACGTCTCCGACGAGGGGTCGGTGACGGAGTCACAGACGGCCGGACGGGGGTCGCTGACCGACGCCGACGAGGCGACGGTCAGGGCGCGGCTGGGCGAGACCGTCGCGCGGATGCGCGAGCGCTACGAGTTCCGGACCGACCTCGACGACGAAGCGCTGGTCACGCTGGTCCGGGAGTTCTACGGCGGCAGCAGCGACGGGGCGATGGCCGACGAACTCGGCGTCGACGAGGCGGCCGTCGTTGAGGCCCGGCTGGACTTGCATCTCCTTCGGGAAGCCGACGACGACGTCACCTTCGACGCGGCCGCGTTCCGGAAACGCGTCGTCGAGGGAGACGCGACCGACGACGACCTGGCCGCGGCGTTCGACACCGACGCCGAGACTGCCGCCCGCTATCGCCGCGTGGTCGAGGCCCAGCAGGCCGCTCGGCAGGTGAGCCGGCGCTTTACCAGCGCGTTCGAGGACGCGCTGGCCGAGGCGGGCCTGGCCACGCAGCTGACCGCAGCCACCCGGGAGACGGGGCTGGACGAGGCCACCGAGGACATCGACTCGCTCGACTCCGACGCCGACGTGTCGATGTGAGCGGGCGAACTTTTTTGACCCATCGTGGGACCAGCCCGGGCCATGGCCGACCACACCTTCCGCGAGCTGGAGACAGCGGCCTACTGCCCGCGAAAACTCTACTACCGCCGCCGGGACGGGGCGCCCGACGTGCCGGCGGAGGTCGAACGAATCAGACGGCTGGCCCGCGAGTACGAGCGCCTGCTGACCGACGACGCGGCGCTACTCGCGGCGCCCGTCGAGCCCGACCCCGCCACCGTCCGCGAGCGGTTGCGGGCGGCGCGGGACCGCCTCGACGAGTGGGACGGGCTGGCCGACCCCGCCGAGACGGACGTCTACCTCGGGGGCAAGGACGCCCGCGGCGTCGCTCACAAGCTCGTCGAGACCGACAGCGGGACCGTCCCCTCGCTGGTCTTCACCGGCCGTCCGCCCGAACAGGGCATCTGGGAACCCCAGAGCGTGCGGCTGGTCGCCGCCGCGAAGGCGCTGTCCTGGGAGCGCGAGCGGGCGGTCGAGCGGGCCATCGCCGAGTACCCGGCCTACGGCGTCGTTCGAGCGGTGGAGGTGACGGCGAGGCGAAGCGGGCAGTACCGGCGGGCCCTGCGGGTCGCCGAGAGCATCGACGGCCCACCCAGCAGAGCCGACAGCGACGCCAAATGTGACCCCTGTGAGTTCCGCGAGAGCTGCGGCGTCACCACGCGGTCCCTGCGGTCGCTCCTCTAGTGGTCGGCCAGCCACTGCTCGACGGCGTCGGCCTCGGCTCCCCGGCGGTGAATCGTGTCCGCCTCGACGTCGACGACGGTCGAGCCGGTTCCGCCGGTCTCGCCGCCGTCGAGGACCACAGCCGCCATCTCGGTGATGGCGTCCAGCTCGCCGACGGTGGTGGCGCTTGGCTGTCCGCTGACGTTCGCGCTGGTCGCGGTCAGGGGCGCGACCGCTTCCAGCAGCGCAAGCGCCACGAGGTGGTCGGGGACGCGGACGCCGACGCGGGGGGCGCCGGCGGTCAGCGCGTCGGGCACCGACGCGCGGGCCTCGGTGACGACGGTGACCGGCCCGGGGAGGAACGTGCGCATGAACCGCTCCTCGCGGTCGGTCGGGTCGACGTAGTCGAGCGCGCTCGCCACGTCCGGCACCGCGAGCGAGACGGGCTCGTCGCGGTCCCGGCCTTTCGCCTCAAACACCCGCTCGACGGCGTCGGGGTCGGTCGCGTCGGCGGCCAGCCCGTACACCGTCTCGGTCGGGTAGACCACGAGCTCGCCGTCGCGGATGGCCGCCGCCGCGTCGTCGATGTCCGCGGCCGCGTCGAACGCGGCCGGGTCGACGGCGTCCGTCAGGTCGCTACCGTCGCCCGCTCCGCTGTCGTCGCTCACAGCTGCGCTTCGACGGCGTCGTAGTCGGGGAAGGCGGGCCACTCCTCGCCCACCCACGCGTACTCGACTGTGCGGTCCGAGTCGAGGAGGAAGACGGCGGGCCGGGGCTCGGCGAGGCCCTCCATCCCGTCGATGTCCATGTCGATGCCGTAGGCCTCGGCGACTCCGTTTTTCGGGTCGGAGAACAGCCGGGCCTGCCCAGCGACGCCGCGTTCCTCGAGCAGGTCCTTGTGGGCGTAGGGCGTCGAGATGGAGACGCCGACGACGGTGGCGTCCTCGTGCCACGCCCGGTCCCGGACCTCGTTCCAGAGGTACGTCGCCGGGAACGCCCCGTCCATCGGGTGAAAGAGGACGAGAACGGGGTCGTCGCTCTCGGCACAGACCGCCGAGAGCGAGGTGTCAGCCCAGTACTCGTCGTTGACCAGCGGGCGGGTGAAGTCGGGCGCCTGTTCGCCCTCCTCGGGGTGGTCGGCCGGCCCCAGTTCCACCACGTCGAAGTCGAATTCGGCCATCAGGCGACCCCCTCCTCGGCCTGTCCGTACGTCCGCTCCAGATACGCGACGATGTTGGCGCTCTCGCTCATCGTCACGCCCGTGGATTCGTCGACGATAGCGGGAACGGTCCGCTTACCGGTGAGCCGCTTGACCGCGTCGCGCTCGGAGTGCATCGGTTCGATGAACCGCGACCGGTAGGAGAGCCCGAGGTCGTCGAGCGTCCGGACCACCCGCTCACAGAACGGACAGGCCTGCAGCCGGTAGAGTGTGATGTCGCTCATACGGCCACAGGTAGGAGCGAGACACCCCTAAGGGCTTCGCCACGGAGCGCAAGCGGTGACGACAAGGCTTAATCCCCGGCGAGGACAACTCCGACCGTTGATGGCCTCACCCACGGCGGTCACGTTGTCAGCGGTGCCGCTCCAGACGTTCGACGTCGTCGGCGTCGCCGTTCCCGAAAGCGCCGTCCTCGTCGGCGGCATCGTCACCATACTCCTTCTCATCGTCCTGTCGGCGTTTTTCTCCTCCTCGGAGATAGCGATGTTCTCCCTGCCGGCCCACCGGACCGAGGCGCTTGTCGAGGACGGCGTCCCCGGCGCACGCACGCTCAAGGCGCTCAAATCCGACCCGCACCGTCTCCTCGTGACGATTCTCGTCGGGAACAACCTCGTCAACATCGCGATGTCCTCCATCGCGACGGGGCTGCTCGGCTTTTACCTCTCGCGGGGGCAGGCCGTGCTCGCGGCGACCTTCGGCGTCACCGCCATCGTCCTGCTGTTCGGCGAGAGCGCCCCCAAGAGCTACGCCGTCGAGAACACCGAGTCGTGGGCGCTTCGCATCTCGAAGCCGCTGCAGGTCTCGGAGAAGGTCCTGCTCCCGCTCATCCTCTTTTTCGACTACCTGACCCGCGTCGTCAACAAGATAACCGGCGGCCGGTCGGCCATCGAGACCTCCTACGTCACCCGCGAGGAGATACAGGACATCATCGAGACGGGCGAGCGGGAGGGCGTCCTGGACGAGGAGGAACGGGAGATGCTCCAGCGCACGCTCCGGTTCAACGACACCATCGCCAAGGAGGTGATGACCCCGCGCCTGGACATGACCGCCGTCGCCAAGGACGACTCCATCCGTGAGGCCCTCGAAACGGCCATCCAGAGCGGCCACGCCCGCCTGCCCGTCTACGAGGGGAGCCTGGACAACGTCATCGGCGTCGTCCACATCCGCGACCTCGTCCGGGACTTAGACTACGGGGAGACGTTCGCCGAGGACATCGTCCTCGAAGACCTCATCGAACCCACCCTCCACGTCCCCGAGTCGAAGAACGTCGACGACCTGCTGACCGAGATGCGGGCCGAACGCCTGCATATGGTCATCGTCATCGACGAGTTCGGCACCACGGAGGGGCTGGTGACGATGGAGGACCTCACCGAGGAGATCGTCGGCGAGATACTCGAAGGCGAGGAGGAAGAGCCGATCGAGTACATCGGCGACGACACGGTCACGGTCAAAGGCGAGGTCAACATCGAGGAGGTCAACGAGGCGCTGGAGCTTGAGCTCCCCGAGGGCGAGGAGTTCGAGACCATCGCCGGCTTCATCTTCAACCGCGCCGGCCGGCTCGTCGAGGAGGGCGAGACCATCACCTTCGAGGGCGTCGAGATACGCATCGAGCAGGTCGAGAACACCCGCATCATGAAGGCCCGCATCGTCAAGCTCGATTCCGAGGAAGGGACAGAGGAAGCCCAGGTCGAGTAGGGACGGCGCCGCGAGCGCTCGATACTCGTGAGGTACTAGTCAGACGACCGAATCGACGGCGAAGAAGACGCCGTACGAGAGCGCGAACGCGAGGACGAGCGAGCCGAGCCACGCCAGCACCGTCTTGCCCATCTTCCCGCGGCTGACCTCGCCGTCGCCGGCCGCGGCGCCGGAGCCGACGATGGCCGAGACGATTATCTCGTTGAAGGAGACCGGCAGCCCGAAAAACACCGCCGTCTGGGCGATGAGGAAACTCGGGATGAGCGCGGCGATAGAGCGCCGGGGGCCGAGCGAGGAGTAGTCCTGGGCGATGGCCTTTATCATCCGCGGGGCGCCGGTCCAGGAGCCGATGAGCAGGCCGAGCCCGCCGAACAGCAGGACGCCGGTGATGGGGATGACCGACGCCGGCCCGGTGTCCAGCAGCGGGAGCAGCGGGCCCAGCGCGAGCCCGACCTGGCTCCCGCCCGCGGAGAACGCGACCAGGCCGCCGAGTACGAGCAGGAAGTGCCGCTGGCCGGCCGCGGTGTCGGCTTGAACATCTCGGTAGAGCAGGCCTCCGCCGAGCAGCGCCGCCAGGAGCGTGACGGCGGCTATCGTCGGTAGTATCGGCGTCCCGAGCGTCCGGCCGACCGCTCGCGCGACGGAGGCCTGCGCGGAGCCCGGCGCGAGCAGGACGAAGCGGACGTTCGCGAGCAGCGCGGCGACGAGCGCTCCCAGCAGTGGGACCACCACGTCTTCGGGGACGGACTCGTTGCGCAACAGCGAGGCCGTCGCGTAGGCGATGCCGCCGCCGACGAAGGGGACCGCGACCCACAGCGAGACGATTTCGACGTACTTGGCCGTCGCCGGCTGGCCGCCCATCGCCAGCCCGACGCCGACGACGGCGCCGGTGACGGTAAAGGCCGTCGCGATGGGGTAGCCGGTGAAGATGCCGAAGGCCACCAGCAGCGCCGCGGTCACGAGCGCGACGATGGCCGCTATCGCGGAGAGCCCGCCGCCGTCCGGGAAGAGGACGAGGCCGCCGCCGACGGTCTCGGTGACGTTCGCACCCTGTAACACCGCGCCGGCCAGCCCGAGGATACCGACCAGAAAGCCGGCCCGCATCACGGATATCGCGTTGGCGCCGACCGCCGGCGCGAAGGGTGTCGAGCCGGAGGAGCCCGCCCCGATAGCCCAGGCCATGAACAGGCTCGCCGCCGACGCCACGATCAGCGTCACTAGTACGCTCGTCGCTACCATCTACACCGGCGTTTGCCCTACCGACGCATCAGCCTACCGTTCCCTGCATCATCTCCACCCGAAGCGGAGGGGTGAGAGGTGGTGACATGCCACAGTCGAAGAGTGGCACCGGTCGGTGTACTGCCGCGGTGGGAGTCTGCGCGATGACGGCCACCAGGCGCCGCCCGGCATCCGTGTGTATGAGACAGCGGCCAACGGAGACCGCCTGTCGGTCGGTGGTGTCAGAAACTATAACACTGAGTCCGATGATGTTGACGCAACTACGATGGTAGAACTTCTGACCGTCGTCGGTATCGCCGTCGCTGTGTTTGTCGGGTTCAACATCGGCGGGTCATCGACGGGCGTCGCGTTCGGTCCGGCCGTCGGCTCACGCCTCGTTCGGAAGACGACTGCGGGCGCCCTGTTCGTTGGCTTTGGCTTTCTCGGAGCGTGGACCGTCGGCCGGAACGTCATCGCGACGATGAGCAGCAGTATCGTGCCGGCGACGCAGTTCACGCCCATCGCAAGCGTCGCCGTTCTGTTTTTCACCGGCGCGTCGCTGCTGGTGTCGAATCTTTACGGCGTCCCCGCCTCGACCTCGATGACCGCTGTTGGCGCCATCGTCGGACTCGGGCTGGCCTCGGGCACTCTCAATCAGGCGCTGATGTTCGTCATCGTCTCGGCCTGGATCGTCGCCCCGCTGGTGTGTCTGGTCATCGGGGTCGTGGTCGGCCGCTATCTGTACCCGTATCTCGACCGCTATATCGCGTTCACGACGTTCAGGCTCCACTTCATCCAGCTCGACCGGTCGGGCGTCGTTCCCCGGCCGTACGTAAACCGGAACGCGTCGCTGCAGGATACAATCGGCTCCCTATCGGTGGTCGTCATCGGCTGTTATATGGCGTTTTCGGCGGGGGCGTCGAACGCGGCAAACGCCGTCGCCCCACTGGTCGGTACGGGAGGGTCGCTCACCGTCGACCAGGGCGTCCTGCTCGCGGTGGCGGCCTTCGGGCTGGGGAGTTTCACAATCGCCCGGCGCACGCTGGAGACGGTCGGGGACGATATCACGGAGCTGCCGATTCTCGCGTCGCTGATAGTCTCCGTGGTCGGTGGGACGGTCATCACAGTGCTCTCGTACTTCGGAATTCCAGCGAGTCTGGCAGTCAGTACGACATCGACAATCATCGGGCTCGGCTGGGGCCGGGCGAGCCGTGCGGCGACACTGGCCGAGCTAGCGAAACCAGCGCCTGAGGGGCCGAGTCTGGACGTGACGACCGGCGCGCTAGTCACGTCGCGGGCCGAGGACGCCCCCGCCGGGCCGACGATCGGGGATATCGCCCGACACGAGCAACCGGCCGAGAAGCCAGACGAGACGCCGGCGGTCCCGGATGTCGGCGCGGAGGGGCCGGCAGACCTCGACGAGCGGAGCCTCTTCGACCCGGCGGCGGCCAAGCGTATCGTGCTGATGTGGGTGTTGACGCCGTCGCTGGCGATCGTCGCCTCGTATCCGGTGTTTGTGTTCTTGCTGTGACGGACGGTTCGACAAAACGACGGCGGCGAGCTTCGTACGATATCGCTTCTCGGACCCCAGACCGATGCCGGCGGCACAACCGCCGCTTAGTTCGATTTGGCGTCGGCGATGCCGGAAGCCGACGTTGCTCGCACGGCGACGAGCTTAGTTCGACTTCGCCTCTCGAACACCAAACCGACGCCGAACAGATGAACTGCTCTTAGTTCGACTTCGCATCGGTTTCCTCGCCCGGCTCGACCGCCTCGACGCCCTCGGCGGCCTCGACCGCGTCGGTCACCTTCTCGGTGTCGACGTGCCAGCGGTCGACGTCGGAGTCGTAGTCGGCCAGCCGGTTCGAGACGCGCACCTTCAGGTCGTCGTCGTTGACGTTGACCTCGAAGACGTACTCGGGTGCCTCCTCGTCGCCGATGCGCTGGAGGTTCGCGCTCACGAGTGGGTTGTCGAAGTAGTAGGGCGCAATCTGGGTCATCACGTTGCGATAGACGGTGTCCTCGACCTTGCGCAGCGCCTTCCGGCCCGCGG
Proteins encoded:
- a CDS encoding conditioned medium-induced protein 4, with the translated sequence MDEKTEHLRDIFMDVSDEGSVTESQTAGRGSLTDADEATVRARLGETVARMRERYEFRTDLDDEALVTLVREFYGGSSDGAMADELGVDEAAVVEARLDLHLLREADDDVTFDAAAFRKRVVEGDATDDDLAAAFDTDAETAARYRRVVEAQQAARQVSRRFTSAFEDALAEAGLATQLTAATRETGLDEATEDIDSLDSDADVSM
- a CDS encoding CRISPR-associated protein Cas4, whose translation is MADHTFRELETAAYCPRKLYYRRRDGAPDVPAEVERIRRLAREYERLLTDDAALLAAPVEPDPATVRERLRAARDRLDEWDGLADPAETDVYLGGKDARGVAHKLVETDSGTVPSLVFTGRPPEQGIWEPQSVRLVAAAKALSWERERAVERAIAEYPAYGVVRAVEVTARRSGQYRRALRVAESIDGPPSRADSDAKCDPCEFRESCGVTTRSLRSLL
- a CDS encoding L-threonylcarbamoyladenylate synthase; amino-acid sequence: MTDAVDPAAFDAAADIDDAAAAIRDGELVVYPTETVYGLAADATDPDAVERVFEAKGRDRDEPVSLAVPDVASALDYVDPTDREERFMRTFLPGPVTVVTEARASVPDALTAGAPRVGVRVPDHLVALALLEAVAPLTATSANVSGQPSATTVGELDAITEMAAVVLDGGETGGTGSTVVDVEADTIHRRGAEADAVEQWLADH
- a CDS encoding redoxin domain-containing protein, coding for MAEFDFDVVELGPADHPEEGEQAPDFTRPLVNDEYWADTSLSAVCAESDDPVLVLFHPMDGAFPATYLWNEVRDRAWHEDATVVGVSISTPYAHKDLLEERGVAGQARLFSDPKNGVAEAYGIDMDIDGMEGLAEPRPAVFLLDSDRTVEYAWVGEEWPAFPDYDAVEAQL
- a CDS encoding glutaredoxin family protein, with the protein product MSDITLYRLQACPFCERVVRTLDDLGLSYRSRFIEPMHSERDAVKRLTGKRTVPAIVDESTGVTMSESANIVAYLERTYGQAEEGVA
- a CDS encoding hemolysin family protein, producing the protein MASPTAVTLSAVPLQTFDVVGVAVPESAVLVGGIVTILLLIVLSAFFSSSEIAMFSLPAHRTEALVEDGVPGARTLKALKSDPHRLLVTILVGNNLVNIAMSSIATGLLGFYLSRGQAVLAATFGVTAIVLLFGESAPKSYAVENTESWALRISKPLQVSEKVLLPLILFFDYLTRVVNKITGGRSAIETSYVTREEIQDIIETGEREGVLDEEEREMLQRTLRFNDTIAKEVMTPRLDMTAVAKDDSIREALETAIQSGHARLPVYEGSLDNVIGVVHIRDLVRDLDYGETFAEDIVLEDLIEPTLHVPESKNVDDLLTEMRAERLHMVIVIDEFGTTEGLVTMEDLTEEIVGEILEGEEEEPIEYIGDDTVTVKGEVNIEEVNEALELELPEGEEFETIAGFIFNRAGRLVEEGETITFEGVEIRIEQVENTRIMKARIVKLDSEEGTEEAQVE
- a CDS encoding inorganic phosphate transporter, which produces MVATSVLVTLIVASAASLFMAWAIGAGSSGSTPFAPAVGANAISVMRAGFLVGILGLAGAVLQGANVTETVGGGLVLFPDGGGLSAIAAIVALVTAALLVAFGIFTGYPIATAFTVTGAVVGVGLAMGGQPATAKYVEIVSLWVAVPFVGGGIAYATASLLRNESVPEDVVVPLLGALVAALLANVRFVLLAPGSAQASVARAVGRTLGTPILPTIAAVTLLAALLGGGLLYRDVQADTAAGQRHFLLVLGGLVAFSAGGSQVGLALGPLLPLLDTGPASVIPITGVLLFGGLGLLIGSWTGAPRMIKAIAQDYSSLGPRRSIAALIPSFLIAQTAVFFGLPVSFNEIIVSAIVGSGAAAGDGEVSRGKMGKTVLAWLGSLVLAFALSYGVFFAVDSVV
- a CDS encoding inorganic phosphate transporter, whose protein sequence is MVELLTVVGIAVAVFVGFNIGGSSTGVAFGPAVGSRLVRKTTAGALFVGFGFLGAWTVGRNVIATMSSSIVPATQFTPIASVAVLFFTGASLLVSNLYGVPASTSMTAVGAIVGLGLASGTLNQALMFVIVSAWIVAPLVCLVIGVVVGRYLYPYLDRYIAFTTFRLHFIQLDRSGVVPRPYVNRNASLQDTIGSLSVVVIGCYMAFSAGASNAANAVAPLVGTGGSLTVDQGVLLAVAAFGLGSFTIARRTLETVGDDITELPILASLIVSVVGGTVITVLSYFGIPASLAVSTTSTIIGLGWGRASRAATLAELAKPAPEGPSLDVTTGALVTSRAEDAPAGPTIGDIARHEQPAEKPDETPAVPDVGAEGPADLDERSLFDPAAAKRIVLMWVLTPSLAIVASYPVFVFLL